The following proteins are co-located in the Lycium ferocissimum isolate CSIRO_LF1 unplaced genomic scaffold, AGI_CSIRO_Lferr_CH_V1 ctg18606, whole genome shotgun sequence genome:
- the LOC132042856 gene encoding secreted RxLR effector protein 161-like, protein MDDSKEIDTSVDIATKLTLDESGTSVEQKLYKGMIGSLLYLTVSRPDIAFSVGLCARFQSNPKESHLKAIKRILRYLKGTSELGLWYPRGSNFNLVGYTDADYAGCMVDRESTIGMAHFMGSCLISWATKK, encoded by the coding sequence ATGGACGACTCTAAGGAAATTGATACTTCTGTTGATATTGCAACAAAGCTCACCTTAGATGAATCAGGTACATCGGTTGAGCAGAAACTTTACAAAGGCATGATTGGCTCTCTCTTATACCTCACAGTTAGTAGACCTGACATAGCATTTAGTGTGGGATTGTGTGCAAGATTTCAGTCTAATCCTAAGGAGTCCCATTTAAAAGCGATAAAAAGGATTTTGAGATACTTAAAAGGAACAAGCGAACTAGGCCTGTGGTACCCAAGAGGCAGCAATTTCAACTTGGTAGGATATACTGATGCTGACTATGCTGGGTGTATGGTGGATAGAGAAAGCACTATAGGAATGGCACATTTTATGGGGTCATGCTTGATCTCATGGGcaacaaagaaataa